The genomic stretch CGCCGCAGTGGGATACGCCGCGTTCGCCCAAGGCCCAATGCGATGCGTCCATGCCGGTGGCGGTGGTCGAGCAGCGGGGTGCGCAGGAGGCGCAAACTTCCAGCTCAGCGACCGCGGTTGCGATTGCGACCGAGCCGGCGGAAGTCTCGGCTGAAGCGCTGCAGGCCGAAGTTTTGAACGCGCTGGAGCGGGCGAACTCGCGCACGCCGATAGTGGAAATCAGCGCCGAGGGCTCGGAGCTGGTCATCAAAGTCAGCATGCCGCAGTCGCTGGTGGAGATGGCCTTCAGCGATGAAGCGCGCCGGGCGACAGTAGCGGCGGCCAGCCGCGTCCTGGGACGTCCGATCAAGCTGCGGGTGTTGGGAGCGGCGGGGGGAAACGGCGTGAACCAGCGCACCGCGGCAACACCGCGACCCGCAAACGGCCCGGGAGCGAGGAGCAGAGCAGCCGACGATCCGGTCGTACGGCGCATGCAGGAGAAGTTTGGGGCGCAGATCCGGACGGTGATCGATCACCGGGAGAAGAAATAGGATCTAAGTACCTGAGTTCGCGCGGCGCGATGAAGCGTTCGATAACCGGCACTGCAGTACTGAGGCACCGAGGTTCTCAGTTTTATGGGCGGATTCAATCCAAAGCAGCTTCAGGAACTGATGTCGCAGGCCAAGCGGCAGTACGACGACCTGCAGCGCAAAATGCAAGAGACGGTGGTGGAGGCTTCCTCCGGCGGCGGCTCGGTAACGGTGAAGATGAATGGACAAAAGAACGTGCTGTCCATCACCATCGATCCGGAAACGGTGAAGTCCGGAGACGTCGAGATGCTGCAGGACCTGATCACGGCTGCGGTAAACGCCGCGGTGCGCAAAATCGATGAGCAAATGCAATCCACCGTCGGCGGCATGCTGGGCGGTATGGGAATGCCATTCTGACATTGCATTGTGTAATCGGGTAAAGTGGAAAGTGGGATTGCTTCTACTTTGTCCTTTGCCCGATTACGCAATTTTTCTTTATGACGAAGTTCGCCGAGCCGATGGCTCGACTCATTGACGAGCTGAAAAAGCTGCCGGGCATAGGCGCCAAGAGCGCGCAGCGGCTGGCGTTTTATATTCTGCGCTCCAGCGATGAAGACGCCGAGGCGCTGGCAACGGCCGTGCGCGAGGTCAAGGAGCAGCTGCGGCTGTGCTCCGTCTGCAACAACATCACCGACGTCGATCCCTGCTCGTATTGCAGCAGCCCTACCCGCAACCAACGCCTGGTGTGCGTGGTGGAGGAACCGACGAACATCGCGGCGGTGGAAAAAACACGCCAATACAACGGTGTATATCACGTCCTGCACGGATGTCTTTCTCCGCTGCACGGCGTGGGGCCGGAGCACCTGCGGGTTGGCAACCTGGTGCGGCGAATTGAATCGGGCGAGGTTGACGAGGTAATCCTGGCGACTAACCCAACGGTTGAGGGCGAGGCGACGGCGGTTTACTTGTCGCAGCAAATCCGGCGGCCAGGGGTGAAGGTGACGCGTATTGCCACCGGCATTCCCGCCGGCAGCGACATCGAATATGCCGACGAGGTGACGATGTTGAAGTCCATCGAGGGGCGCCGCGAGATTTAAAGCACAGGCAGACGCCGGGGCTTGAGCGCCAATCTCACGTCGCGATGGCCCAATCATTTCCCTTCCATGTGCAAGATTTGTTCGCTTTCGCACCATGAAAGCAGCGAAGGCAGCGATATAGTGCCGCGACTTCATCCTTATTTTTGTGCGACTTGCACAAATTCTCTAAAGAAAACGCTCAAATTCTGTCTGGCCCTCAGTTTGCATGGACGGTACATCGCCTCGTTCCGAAAAGGGCGATGAAAAGTTTAGACGGGCTGGCGAGCCGGCCGAACCGAGACCATCGGTGCTCGCAGTCCCTGCGGCCGTGGGTGTAACCACATCCCAGCCGCGTAGGAAAAAACCGGGCGAACCAGCCTGGTTTTTTCTTTTTGTCAGAAATGCAGGCAGTGACTCGACGTACTGAATTTGCCCAATCCGGAGAGCTGACATCCGGAAAAATTGATGGACCCTCTAGCCCCGGAGTTTTGCCAAAAGGTCCTGAGGGTGGACGGGCTTGGCGAGGATCTCGAACTCGTGTCCCTGGGCGCGGGCGCTCTCCAACAAATCGGCGGTGGCGGCCTGGCCGGAAAACAGAAGGATCTTGCAGGCGGGCAGGAATTTGCGAATGCTGATGGCCGCCTCAATGCCGTTCATGTCGGGCATGATGACGTCGCTGATAATGAGGTCGGGCTTGACGCTGCGGGCGCGCTCCACTGCGGCGGTTCCGGTATAAACCGCAGCAGCATCGAAGCCATGTTGGTTGAGGATGATGGCCAGTGTATCGGCGATGACGCGCTCATCATCAACCACCAGCACTCTGGGCTTACCCCTTTTAACAGTCATCCGAGCTGCTGCCTCGCATTAGGATGCACGTTCTCGGCCCATACGACAGGCAGGCACCGTACTAACTGCAACCGCAATTATAACAATCTTCAAGGAAGCACTGGCTGGCCGGGAGGCGAGTGGCATTCTAAATCCCGCATGCCGGTCCCGCAAAGGGCGATTCCATAGCATTTCCGAGTCATTGGGGTGCGGCCCTGGCGGTCCCGGTCGCCACCTGAGCGTTGGATTTCGCGACCGCGGCGGCGGTGGGGCGTTCTAACAGTTGCAAGCGGGCCCCGAACGAAGTAGGCTTTGAACAACTCCGGCCAAGCCGGCCGTCGTGAGGTCCGCCGGTTTTCAACGCAACAGGAGCATATGCCATGTCTTCGCTGTCGGCCACCTCGCCCGCCCCGGCGACTGCATCGTCGCCCTCGCTGCTTTATGTGGAAGGCGCGGAGCAGCGCAATATCACGCTGGAGCGGCTGCCATTTTCCATTGGTCGCAAGACCGACAAGGACCTGGTGATAGCGGATTCGCGGGTCTCGCGCGACCACGCGCAGATCATTTTCGAAGACGGACAGTACTTCGTCATCGACCAGAACAGCCGGCACGGCACCTTTGTGAATGGGATTCGGCGCGAGCGGCAGAAGCTGGAAGCCAACGACCGGATCGATTTTGGGGCGCGCGACGCCGCCTACGTAATTTTCAATCCGGACAAGCCGCACACCAGTTCGGCGGCCGAATTTCTCAGCCAGATTTCCATGTTGCCGGCCTCGACCGGCAGTTCCGACCTGGAGAAGCTCCGCCTGTTCCTGGAAGCGGCGCGCAAGCTGAACACGACCGGCGTGCTCTCCGACGTGCTGGTCACGCTGCTGGATTCTACTTTGAAGCTGACCAAGGCGGAGCGAGGCTATGTTTTTCTGCGCGGCGCCGACGGCAATCTCCGCCTGGCGGCAGGGCGCAACGCCAAAGGCGAACAGTTGTCCGACGACAGCACGATTTCGCGCTCCATCCTGGAAGAAGCGGCCAACGCCGCTTCGGAATTCATGGTGAGCGACACCAGCCGCTCCAGCGATCTTGCCGGCCGCAACAGCATCATCGCCTATGACCTGCGGACGGTCATCGCCATTCCCTTGCGCCGGACACAGACACAGTTTGCGGAAAAGGCGACCACCGACGCCCAGCCGCAAGTCCGCGGCGTGCTCTACCTGGACAGCCGCTTTGCTTCCCGCGATGTGTCGGCGGTGAGCCACGACATCCTGCGCGCCATCGCGACAGAAGCGGCTGCCTTGGTGGAAAACGCGCACCTGGTCCAGGCCGAAGAAGCAGCGCGGCGCTACCAGCAGGAGTTAACCATCGCCGCCACCATTCAACAACGGCTGATGACGGTTTCCATTCCCGACGTGCCCTTCGCCGCCATTCGCGCCACCAACCTGGCTTGCAAGGACGTGGGAGGCGACTTCTTCGACGTGGTGATGACCGATGAGGGCCTGGCGGTACTGGTGGCCGACGTGTCCGGCAAAGGTATTTCGGCGGCGCTGCTGGCCTCGATTCTGCAGGGCATGATCTATTCGCAATTGATCGCCAACATGCCGTTGGACGAGATTGTCAGCACCGCCAACGCGTTCCTCTGCCGCAAGGTGATGGGACAAAAGTACGCCACCCTGCTGCTGTGCCGGCTGAAGCAGGATGGAGAACTGGAATACGTGAATTGCGGGCACGTGCCGCCGGTCCTGGTCGCCGACGGCCAGATCCAACGGCCCAAGCAGTCCAGCAACGTGCCGGTGGGCCTGCTGGCGGGGGCGGAGTTCGAGTGCGCCAAGATGAAACTTCCGGCCAACGGACGTTTCGTGATGGTCACCGACGGAGTCACCGAAGCCGAAGACGCGCAGGGCGAATTCTACGGCGACGAGCGCCTGGAGCAGTCGGCCAACAGCGCCACCCCGTATGACAGCATCTTCTCCAGCGTGAAGACGTTCTGCGGCAATACGCCGCTCAGCGACGATTGCACGATCCTGGAATTGCACTACAAGCCGGCCGAGGCTTCACCGGCGGTCGCGGCGGACTAGCCGCTCCTGGAGCAGCCCTCGGTCGTGCTTATTGACTCGGCACTAGCCAGTGGCCACCGGTCACCCTTACACTGCCCCACGCATGTCGTCCGCCTCCGAGCTTTGCGACATTACCCTGACGAAGGCTTCCGAGTTGCTGCGCGAGAAGACCATTTCCCCGGTCGAACTCACGCGGGCCTGCCTGGAACGCATGGAGCGCCTTGATGGCACGCTGAATGCATTCATCACCGTCACCGACGAATGGGCGCTGCAGCAGGCGCGAGTCGCGGAAGATGAAATCGCGAACGGCCGCTATCGCGGACCGCTGCATGGCATCCCGGTCGCCCTCAAGGACCTGATTGACACCGCAGGGGTTCGCACCACCGCCGCCAGCGCGCTGTTCCAGGACCGCGTGCCCAGCGAGGACGCGACCGTGGTGCGGCGCCTGAAAGTGGAAGGCGCGGTGCTGCTGGGAAAGACCAACCTGCATGAGTTCGCTTACGGCGGAAGCGGCGTCGTTTCCTATTACGGCGCGGTGCGCAACCCGTGGGCGCGGGAGCACATTGCGGGAGGCTCGTCGTCGGGAGCGGCGGCAGCGGTCGCCTCCGGCATGTGCTTTGCCGCCATCGGCACGGATACCGCGGGATCGATCCGGCTTCCGGCGGCGTGCTGCGGAATTGTCGGCCTGAAACCAACCTATGGGCTGGTGAGCGCGCGGGGCGTGATTCCGCTGGCCTGGTCCTACGATCACGTTGGTCCCTTGACACGCAGCGTGGCCGATGCCGCGCTCGTGCTGCAAGCCATCGCCGGATACGACGCCGGCGACATTACCAGCCGCGAGCTGCCGGAGGTCGATTATGCCGAGGGACTCGAGGAGGAAACGCATTCGCTGCGGCTCGGCATTGTGCGGCAGTTTTTCTTCGACGACCTGGAAACCGACGTCGCGGCCGCCATCAACAATGCACTGCAGGTGCTGGAGACGCTTACCTACGAGATGAGCGATGCCAGTCTGCCGATTGATACCGACCGCACCGTACAGGCGGCGGAATCGTACGCATATCACGAGTCGTTCATCCGCGACCACGCCGAACACTACCAGCCGGAAACGCTGCGGCGTCTGCAGCGCGGTGAATCGGTCACGGCGCGGGAGTACATCCTGAAGCGCAACGAACTCGACCAACTGCGAAAAGGAGCGCGGGATTTATTTTCCGATTATGACTTGCTGGTCACGCCGGCTTCGCCGGCGGTCGCGCCCGCCCTGGCAGATTTACAGGTCAATCCTGACGACCTGCGCCGCCGTGAACTCATCCTGCTGCGCAACACCAGGCCGTTCAATGTCCTTGGACTGCCGGCGATCTCGGTGCCCTGCGGTTTTTCGCGAGCCGGCTTGCCGATTGGACTGCAGATTGCCGGCGCACCCGGAGACGACGCGCGCGTCCTACTGCTGGCTCACAAGTACGAGCAGGCGACAGAGTGGCACAAATACGATTGCGGAAATGGCGAATTGTAGAATTGCCGAATTGCACATCGTATATCTGGTCTTCATTCATCAATTCGTAGATTTGTAATTCGTCCCATGAGTGAGGTTTTCATGCTCAACCTGGAATCCGTCCGCATGGAGTTCCCTTCCGATGCCAACATCATCATCGGCCAGTCCCATTTCATAAAAACGGTGGAAGATGTTTACGAGGCCATCGCGACCACGGTCCCGCAAGCGAAGTTCGGGCTGGCGTTTAACGAAAGCTCCGGCCCGTGCCTGACGCGCTCCGAAGGCAACGACGAGGAGCTGCGCAGCGCTGCCATCCAGAACGCGAGAGCTCTTGCCGCCGGGCACGTGTTCGTGGTTCTGATCCGAAACGCATTCCCCATCAATGTTCTCCATGCGGTGCGCAACGTTCCCGAGGTATGCAACATTTTCTGCGCGACCGCG from Terriglobales bacterium encodes the following:
- a CDS encoding YbaB/EbfC family nucleoid-associated protein; its protein translation is MGGFNPKQLQELMSQAKRQYDDLQRKMQETVVEASSGGGSVTVKMNGQKNVLSITIDPETVKSGDVEMLQDLITAAVNAAVRKIDEQMQSTVGGMLGGMGMPF
- the recR gene encoding recombination mediator RecR; translation: MTKFAEPMARLIDELKKLPGIGAKSAQRLAFYILRSSDEDAEALATAVREVKEQLRLCSVCNNITDVDPCSYCSSPTRNQRLVCVVEEPTNIAAVEKTRQYNGVYHVLHGCLSPLHGVGPEHLRVGNLVRRIESGEVDEVILATNPTVEGEATAVYLSQQIRRPGVKVTRIATGIPAGSDIEYADEVTMLKSIEGRREI
- a CDS encoding response regulator; translated protein: MTVKRGKPRVLVVDDERVIADTLAIILNQHGFDAAAVYTGTAAVERARSVKPDLIISDVIMPDMNGIEAAISIRKFLPACKILLFSGQAATADLLESARAQGHEFEILAKPVHPQDLLAKLRG
- a CDS encoding SpoIIE family protein phosphatase, whose translation is MSSLSATSPAPATASSPSLLYVEGAEQRNITLERLPFSIGRKTDKDLVIADSRVSRDHAQIIFEDGQYFVIDQNSRHGTFVNGIRRERQKLEANDRIDFGARDAAYVIFNPDKPHTSSAAEFLSQISMLPASTGSSDLEKLRLFLEAARKLNTTGVLSDVLVTLLDSTLKLTKAERGYVFLRGADGNLRLAAGRNAKGEQLSDDSTISRSILEEAANAASEFMVSDTSRSSDLAGRNSIIAYDLRTVIAIPLRRTQTQFAEKATTDAQPQVRGVLYLDSRFASRDVSAVSHDILRAIATEAAALVENAHLVQAEEAARRYQQELTIAATIQQRLMTVSIPDVPFAAIRATNLACKDVGGDFFDVVMTDEGLAVLVADVSGKGISAALLASILQGMIYSQLIANMPLDEIVSTANAFLCRKVMGQKYATLLLCRLKQDGELEYVNCGHVPPVLVADGQIQRPKQSSNVPVGLLAGAEFECAKMKLPANGRFVMVTDGVTEAEDAQGEFYGDERLEQSANSATPYDSIFSSVKTFCGNTPLSDDCTILELHYKPAEASPAVAAD
- a CDS encoding amidase codes for the protein MSSASELCDITLTKASELLREKTISPVELTRACLERMERLDGTLNAFITVTDEWALQQARVAEDEIANGRYRGPLHGIPVALKDLIDTAGVRTTAASALFQDRVPSEDATVVRRLKVEGAVLLGKTNLHEFAYGGSGVVSYYGAVRNPWAREHIAGGSSSGAAAAVASGMCFAAIGTDTAGSIRLPAACCGIVGLKPTYGLVSARGVIPLAWSYDHVGPLTRSVADAALVLQAIAGYDAGDITSRELPEVDYAEGLEEETHSLRLGIVRQFFFDDLETDVAAAINNALQVLETLTYEMSDASLPIDTDRTVQAAESYAYHESFIRDHAEHYQPETLRRLQRGESVTAREYILKRNELDQLRKGARDLFSDYDLLVTPASPAVAPALADLQVNPDDLRRRELILLRNTRPFNVLGLPAISVPCGFSRAGLPIGLQIAGAPGDDARVLLLAHKYEQATEWHKYDCGNGEL
- a CDS encoding adenosine-specific kinase, producing the protein MLNLESVRMEFPSDANIIIGQSHFIKTVEDVYEAIATTVPQAKFGLAFNESSGPCLTRSEGNDEELRSAAIQNARALAAGHVFVVLIRNAFPINVLHAVRNVPEVCNIFCATANPVEVVIARGGQGAGVMGVIDGSAPKGIEGPDDVGARHSFLRKIGYKR